From one Populus alba chromosome 17, ASM523922v2, whole genome shotgun sequence genomic stretch:
- the LOC118046108 gene encoding GDSL esterase/lipase At1g71691 — translation MWFVSRVFFMLVNDSHGASDHLGPFKSDVSIPALFVFGDSWVDNGNGRYMGNPNPSSAYSVDFKVDNQSRASNGKTMADFIAQTFGLPFLPPFLSLKKSESIQFGANYASSGCGILPETKKYTYVKCMDLDEQIELFKSSLKSFKNLDELSRSLIFINMGQNDMDLNKRLSSNGSVDMGECLAEPLAKRLQRLYDHGGRKFLVSNSLPLGCRPFSISQEKPTTRCVERLNKLASEFNSYLPRMLEDLESTLSGSKFVLLDVYKVFEDVFSQPASYGKGY, via the exons atgtGGTTTGTATCACGCGTGTTCTTTATGCTAG TGAATGACTCCCATGGTGCCTCTGATCATCTTGGACCCTTCAAATCTGATGTTTCTATCCCCGCTCTATTCGTGTTTGGAGACTCTTGGGTGGATAATGGAAATGGAAGATATATGGGTAATCCAAATCCATCTTCTGCATATTCTGTGGATTTTAAAGTAGATAATCAGAGCAGAGCCTCCAATGGAAAAACCATGGCAGATTTTATTG CTCAAACTTTTGGATTAccatttcttcctccttttttgAGTCTGAAGAAATCGGAAAGCATCCAATTCGGGGCCAATTATGCATCTTCTGGTTGTGGTATTCTTcccgaaacaaaaaaatacacgtAT GTCAAATGCATGGATTTGGACGAACAAATTGAATTGTTTAAGAGTTCCTTGAAGagttttaaaaatcttgatgaGTTGTCAAGATCTCTTATATTCATCAATATGGGACAAAATGACATGGACCTCAACAAAAGATTGTCGTCTAATGGTTCTGTTGACATGGGAGAATGTCTTGCCGAACCACTAGCCAAACGATTACAG AGACTTTACGATCATGGCGGACGCAAATTCCTAGTGAGCAATTCCCTTCCTCTGGGATGTAGGCCATTCTCAATATCTCAAGAAAAACCCACAACACGATGTGTAGAGCGACTGAACAAACTAGCTTCTGAATTTAACAGCTACCTTCCTCGGATGCTAGAAGACCTAGAATCCACTCTTTCGGGTTCTAAATTCGTCCTCTTAGATGTCTACAAGGTGTTTGAAGATGTCTTTTCACAGCCTGCTTCATACGGTAAGGGTTACTAG
- the LOC118046113 gene encoding probable NOT transcription complex subunit VIP2 isoform X1: MSALLNSSLNGSASNLPDTTGRSFATSFSSQSGAASPVFHHNGTFQGLHNIHGSFNVPNMPGTLASRNSTVNNIPSGGVQQPTGSLSGGRFASNNLPVGLSQLSHGSSHGHSGVTNRGGVSVVGNLGYGSNTNGIGGSISGILPASAGIGNRNAVPGLGVSQILGNTGPRITSPGGTMVSGGNIGRSLSTGGGLSVPGLASRLNLTANSGSSSLSVQGQNRLMGGVLSQGNPQVIPMLGNSYHTAVGPLSQSHVPGVNNLSSMGMGMLNDVNSNDISPFDINNDFPQLTSRPSSAGGPQGQLGSLRKPGIGVGPIVQQSQEFSIQNEDFPALPGFKGGNADYTMDMHQKEQLHDNTISMMQSQHFSIGRSAGFNLGDTYSSYRPQQQQQQQHSPAVSSSVSFASINNQDLHASEIFPSSHSIYHPQTSGPPGLGLRPLNLPNTVSSVGSYDQLIQQYQHPSHSQFRLQQMSAVNQPFRDQGIKSMQAAQSAPDPFGLLGLLSVIRMNDPDLTSLALGIDLTTLGLNLNSTENLHKTFGSPWSEEPAKGDLEFNVPKCYYAKPPPPLDHHYFSKFSIETLLYAFYSMPKDEAQLHAANILYERGWLYHKEQRRWLKRVPNTEPLVKTSAYEKGSYHCFEPNTFEIKLKENFVLHYEMVEKRPSLPHH; this comes from the exons ATGTCGGCGTTACTTAAT TCTTCTCTAAACGGATCAGCTTCAAATCTTCCAGATACCACGGGACGATCTTTTGCTACATCCTTCTCTAGTCAGTCTGGTGCAGCATCTCCTGTTTTTCATCACAATG GAACTTTTCAAGGGCTGCATAATATTCATGGGAGCTTTAATGTACCCAACATGCCAGGAACACTTGCATCAAGAAACTCCACAGTGAACAACATTCCTTCGGGTGGGGTTCAACAACCAACTGGAAGTCTCTCCGGTGGAAGGTTTGCATCCAATAATCTTCCTGTTGGTCTCTCTCAG TTGTCACATGGTAGTTCCCATGGACATTCAGGGGTTACAAATAGAGGAGGTGTAAGCGTTGTAGGAAATCTGGGATATGGTAGTAATACAAATGGAATTGGTGGTTCTATATCTGGAATTCTCCCAGCCTCTGCTGGAATAGGTAACCGGAATGCTGTTCCAGGTTTGGGGGTATCCCAAATTTTGGGTAATACAGGTCCAAGGATTACGAGTCCTGGAGGGACCATGGTATCTGGTGGGAACATTGGGAGAAGCTTAAGCACAGGTGGAGGACTATCTGTCCCTGGTCTTGCATCTCGTCTGAATTTAACTGCAAATAGTGGATCTAGCAGTTTAAGTGTGCAAGGACAAAATAGATTAATGGGTGGTGTGCTTTCACAAG GAAATCCACAGGTAATTCCTATGTTAGGAAACTCATACCATACTGCTGTTGGTCCTCTTTCCCAAAGTCATGTACCAGGTGTGAACAATCTCAGCTCTATGGGAATGGGAATGTTGAATGATGTGAATTCCAATGACATTTCCCCTTTCGACATTAACAATGATTTCCCTCAGTTGACAAGTCGTCCTAGTTCTGCTGGAGGGCCTCAAGGTCAATTGG GTTCACTACGAAAACCTGGTATAGGAGTTGGTCCCATTGTTCAACAAAGCCAAGAGTTCAGCATTCAGAATGAAGATTTTCCAGCTTTACCAGGATTTAAAG GTGGTAATGCTGATTATACAATGGATATGCATCAGAAAGAACAACTGCATGATAATACGATCTCAATGATGCAGTCTCAGCACTTCTCT ATTGGAAGATCTGCTGGGTTCAACTTAGGAGACACTTACTCATCATATCGTCCtcagcagcaacagcaacagcaacactCCCCTGCTGTCAGTAGTAGCGTCTCTTTTGCATCTATAAACAATCAAGATCTACATGCTTCAGAAATATTTCCTTCCTCACATTCGATCTATCACCCACAG ACCAGTGGACCACCTGGACTTGGTCTGAGACCTTTAAATTTGCCAAATACAGTATCTAGTGTTGGATCATATGACCAGCTAATCCAGCAGTATCAACACCCAAGCCATTCCCAGTTTCGACTACAACAAATGTCAGCTGTCAATCAACCATTTAGAGATCAGGGCATAAAATCCATGCAGGCAGCACAGTCTGCGCCTGATCCATTTGGGTTACTTGGCTTGTTAAGTGTTATAAGGATGAATGATCCTGATCTGACCTCCCTGGCACTTGGGATTGATTTGACCACGCTTGGATTGAATTTGAATTCAACGGAAAATCTTCACAAGACTTTTGGCTCCCCATGGTCTGAAGAGCCTGCTAAGGGTGATCTTGAGTTCAATGTTCCAAAATGCTATTATGCTAAGCCACCACCTCCACTGGAT CAtcattacttttcaaaattctcGATAGAAACGTTGCTTTATGCATTTTACAG CATGCCGAAAGATGAAGCTCAACTACATGCTGCCAACATACT TTATGAAAGAGGCTGGTTGTACCACAAGGAGCAACGGCGTTGGCTAAAAAGAGTACCCAACACAGAGCCACTTGTTAAAACGAGCGCATATGAGAAAGGGTCTTACCATTGTTTTGAACCAAACACATTTGAGATAAAGCTTAAG GAAAATTTCGTTCTCCATTATGAGATGGTGGAAAAGAGACCGAGCCTACCACATCATTAA
- the LOC118046113 gene encoding probable NOT transcription complex subunit VIP2 isoform X2, with amino-acid sequence MPGTLASRNSTVNNIPSGGVQQPTGSLSGGRFASNNLPVGLSQLSHGSSHGHSGVTNRGGVSVVGNLGYGSNTNGIGGSISGILPASAGIGNRNAVPGLGVSQILGNTGPRITSPGGTMVSGGNIGRSLSTGGGLSVPGLASRLNLTANSGSSSLSVQGQNRLMGGVLSQGNPQVIPMLGNSYHTAVGPLSQSHVPGVNNLSSMGMGMLNDVNSNDISPFDINNDFPQLTSRPSSAGGPQGQLGSLRKPGIGVGPIVQQSQEFSIQNEDFPALPGFKGGNADYTMDMHQKEQLHDNTISMMQSQHFSIGRSAGFNLGDTYSSYRPQQQQQQQHSPAVSSSVSFASINNQDLHASEIFPSSHSIYHPQTSGPPGLGLRPLNLPNTVSSVGSYDQLIQQYQHPSHSQFRLQQMSAVNQPFRDQGIKSMQAAQSAPDPFGLLGLLSVIRMNDPDLTSLALGIDLTTLGLNLNSTENLHKTFGSPWSEEPAKGDLEFNVPKCYYAKPPPPLDHHYFSKFSIETLLYAFYSMPKDEAQLHAANILYERGWLYHKEQRRWLKRVPNTEPLVKTSAYEKGSYHCFEPNTFEIKLKENFVLHYEMVEKRPSLPHH; translated from the exons ATGCCAGGAACACTTGCATCAAGAAACTCCACAGTGAACAACATTCCTTCGGGTGGGGTTCAACAACCAACTGGAAGTCTCTCCGGTGGAAGGTTTGCATCCAATAATCTTCCTGTTGGTCTCTCTCAG TTGTCACATGGTAGTTCCCATGGACATTCAGGGGTTACAAATAGAGGAGGTGTAAGCGTTGTAGGAAATCTGGGATATGGTAGTAATACAAATGGAATTGGTGGTTCTATATCTGGAATTCTCCCAGCCTCTGCTGGAATAGGTAACCGGAATGCTGTTCCAGGTTTGGGGGTATCCCAAATTTTGGGTAATACAGGTCCAAGGATTACGAGTCCTGGAGGGACCATGGTATCTGGTGGGAACATTGGGAGAAGCTTAAGCACAGGTGGAGGACTATCTGTCCCTGGTCTTGCATCTCGTCTGAATTTAACTGCAAATAGTGGATCTAGCAGTTTAAGTGTGCAAGGACAAAATAGATTAATGGGTGGTGTGCTTTCACAAG GAAATCCACAGGTAATTCCTATGTTAGGAAACTCATACCATACTGCTGTTGGTCCTCTTTCCCAAAGTCATGTACCAGGTGTGAACAATCTCAGCTCTATGGGAATGGGAATGTTGAATGATGTGAATTCCAATGACATTTCCCCTTTCGACATTAACAATGATTTCCCTCAGTTGACAAGTCGTCCTAGTTCTGCTGGAGGGCCTCAAGGTCAATTGG GTTCACTACGAAAACCTGGTATAGGAGTTGGTCCCATTGTTCAACAAAGCCAAGAGTTCAGCATTCAGAATGAAGATTTTCCAGCTTTACCAGGATTTAAAG GTGGTAATGCTGATTATACAATGGATATGCATCAGAAAGAACAACTGCATGATAATACGATCTCAATGATGCAGTCTCAGCACTTCTCT ATTGGAAGATCTGCTGGGTTCAACTTAGGAGACACTTACTCATCATATCGTCCtcagcagcaacagcaacagcaacactCCCCTGCTGTCAGTAGTAGCGTCTCTTTTGCATCTATAAACAATCAAGATCTACATGCTTCAGAAATATTTCCTTCCTCACATTCGATCTATCACCCACAG ACCAGTGGACCACCTGGACTTGGTCTGAGACCTTTAAATTTGCCAAATACAGTATCTAGTGTTGGATCATATGACCAGCTAATCCAGCAGTATCAACACCCAAGCCATTCCCAGTTTCGACTACAACAAATGTCAGCTGTCAATCAACCATTTAGAGATCAGGGCATAAAATCCATGCAGGCAGCACAGTCTGCGCCTGATCCATTTGGGTTACTTGGCTTGTTAAGTGTTATAAGGATGAATGATCCTGATCTGACCTCCCTGGCACTTGGGATTGATTTGACCACGCTTGGATTGAATTTGAATTCAACGGAAAATCTTCACAAGACTTTTGGCTCCCCATGGTCTGAAGAGCCTGCTAAGGGTGATCTTGAGTTCAATGTTCCAAAATGCTATTATGCTAAGCCACCACCTCCACTGGAT CAtcattacttttcaaaattctcGATAGAAACGTTGCTTTATGCATTTTACAG CATGCCGAAAGATGAAGCTCAACTACATGCTGCCAACATACT TTATGAAAGAGGCTGGTTGTACCACAAGGAGCAACGGCGTTGGCTAAAAAGAGTACCCAACACAGAGCCACTTGTTAAAACGAGCGCATATGAGAAAGGGTCTTACCATTGTTTTGAACCAAACACATTTGAGATAAAGCTTAAG GAAAATTTCGTTCTCCATTATGAGATGGTGGAAAAGAGACCGAGCCTACCACATCATTAA
- the LOC118046121 gene encoding prohibitin-3, mitochondrial, which translates to MGSSQAAVSFLNNLARAAFGIGAAATVLNSSLYTVDGGQRAVLFDRFRGVIDTTIGEGTHFLIPWLQKPFIFDIRTRPHTFSSVSGTKDLQMVNLTLRVLSRPEVSRLPHIFQRLGLEYDEKVLPSIGNEVLKAVVAQFNADQLLTERPHVSAMVRDSLIKRARDFDIVMDDVAITHLSYGVEFSRAVEQKQVAQQEAERSKFVVMKADQERRAAIIRAEGESDAAKLISEATTKAGMGLIELRRIEASREIASTLAKSSNVAYLPGGNNMLLALNANR; encoded by the exons ATGGGTAGCAGCCAAGCAGCGGTTTCCTTTCTTAACAACCTCGCTCGCGCAGCGTTCGGTATCGGCGCCGCCGCTACCGTTCTCAACTCCTCTCTTTACACAGTCGATGGAGGCCAACGCGCTGTTCTCTTTGACAGATTCCGTGGAGTCATTGACACTACCATCGGCGAAGGGACTCATTTTCTTATCCCTTGGCTTCAAAAGCCATTTATCTTTGATATCCGAACACGCCCTCACACTTTCTCTTCTGTCTCTGGTACTAAAGATCTCCAGATGGTCAATCTCACACTCCGTGTTCTCTCTCGTCCGGAG GTGTCACGTTTGCCCCATATCTTTCAACGTCTTGGGCTTGAGTATGATGAGAAGGTGCTTCCTTCGATTGGCAATGAAGTCTTGAAGGCTGTTGTTGCACAGTTCAATGCTGACCAGCTCCTCACTGAACGTCCCCATGTGTCAGCTATGGTCCGTGACTCACTCATCAAGCGTGCAAGAGACTTTGACATTGTGATGGATGATGTGGCTATTACCCACTTGTCTTATGGAGTGGAATTCTCAAGGGCTGTGGAGCAGAAGCAGGTTGCTCAGCAGGAGGCAGAGAGGTCCAAGTTTGTTGTCATGAAAGCTGACCAGGAGAGAAGGGCTGCAATTATCAGGGCGGAAGGTGAGAGTGATGCTGCTAAGCTGATCTCTGAGGCAACAACAAAGGCTGGTATGGGGTTGATTGAATTGAGAAGGATTGAAGCATCGAGGGAAATTGCTTCAACTCTGGCCAAGTCATCTAATGTGGCGTACCTTCCTGGTGGTAACAACATGCTTCTGGCCCTGAATGCAAACCGTTGA